The Pleurodeles waltl isolate 20211129_DDA chromosome 7, aPleWal1.hap1.20221129, whole genome shotgun sequence genome includes a region encoding these proteins:
- the LOC138246773 gene encoding olfactory receptor 1G1-like: protein MNWENMTLADGFLIVGFSDLPQQQVPLFISFLFIYLISVAGNVLVMTIIYSSARLHTPMYFFLTNLSFLEISYTSIIFPRMLAYFFLQGSHISLTRCLLQMYFFIVMVSTEFLLLTVMAYDRYVAICSPLRYMTIMNKTVCIQLSAGSWIIGIMDALPHTILISKFSFCDSHTINHFFCDLTALINISCTDTQMIETYTVILGVILALLTFFPIITSYVNIIAAILKIQSAKGRGKAFSTCASHLTVVILFYGSLCSTYLRPISRYSIKTNKILSLTYTALTPLFNPIIYSLKNEEFKNALKKRKQFI from the coding sequence ATGAATTGGGAAAACATGACCTTGGCAGACGGCTTCCTCATTGTTGGCTTTTCTGATCTTCCACAACAGCAAGTTCCACTTTTTATTTCATTCTTATTTATTTACTTAATATCAGTGGCAGGAAATGTTCTTGTCATGACAATAATTTACTCTAGTGCAAGATTGCACACCCCCATGTATTTCTTCCTCACAAATTTGTCATTCCTTGAAATTAGTTACACGTCTATCATTTTTCCCCGGATGCTGGCCTATTTCTTTCTTCAGGGCTCACATATTTCCCTCACTAGATGTTTGCTGCAGATGTATTTTTTCATTGTCATGGTATCTACAGAATTCCTTCTGCTTACTGTCATGGCTTATGATCGGTATGTGGCAATCTGTAGTCCTTTGCGTTACATGACTATCATGAATAAGACAGTCTGCATACAGCTGTCTGCTGGAAGCTGGATTATTGGTATCATGGATGCTCTCCCACACACCATCTTAATATCCAAGTTCTCCTTCTGTGACTCTCACACAATTAATCATTTCTTCTGTGATTTAACAGCCTTAATTAATATTTCCTGCACGGACACTCAGATGATTGAGACCTATACTGTAATACTGGGTGTTATACTGGCACTGCTCACATTTTTCCCAATCATCACATCATATGTGAACATCATCGCAGCCATCTTGAAAATCCAGTCTGCAAAAGGCAGAGGCAAGGCTTTCTCAACATGTGCTTCTCATCTCACGGTTGTTATATTATTCTACGGATCTCTCTGTTCTACGTATTTGAGACCAATATCAAGATATTCAATAAAGACCAATAAAATTCTGTCTCTGACATATACAGCTCTTACTCCTCTCTTTAACCCAATCATCTACAGTTTAAAAAATGAAGAGTTCAAAAATGCTCTGAAGAAGAGAAAACAATTCATATAG